The Suricata suricatta isolate VVHF042 chromosome 3, meerkat_22Aug2017_6uvM2_HiC, whole genome shotgun sequence genome contains the following window.
GTATTTCCACTCAGCCTCCCCTCTTATTTCATGAaacttatattttagaaaattaaaaactctctTGAGACCcctagctttaaaaatttttttttaagtttatttattttgagagagtgtgagcatgagcggaggaggggcagagagagagggagagggagagaatcccaagcaggctctgtgctgtcggcctggagcctgatgtggggctcagtctcatggactgtgagatcatgacctgagctgaaagcaggagtcagagctcaacagactgagccactcaggtgcctctcacATTGATTCTTGTTTCTGTTCCTTAGGTTTCATCCTACAGTCTTTTTTGGTTTCTTAGAGTTTTTAGATTTTAACTGCCAGGGTAGCAGTTTTTGACTGCCTATCTTATCTAATCTTCAAGGCGGTATTCTGGTACTAAGACTGGCTTTCACACATTTGCCAGATATAACAGCAGCACTCCTAATGAGGGTATTTTAGGAGTTGGTGATAAGATGtagcctttttttcccttggtgGATTGGATGCTTTTCAGAGCCCTTCCCAGAGATCTGCTTTCCCTTCTGGACGCAGCCAGCGGAGGACAGTGTATGCCTCTCAGGAGGGCTCGGTGTTGTTTAGCTGTTAGTGCCGTAGATAAGTAGGGTCATTTTCTTTAGGGGTTTACTTTGCCTGAAACTAAAGCTTGACGTGTAGATtagtatgaattttattttctcccccaaTATTGAAAGTCTAGTTTTGAAAAAGCTGCTATGGCCCATtgtatcaataaatatttgctttttattgtaGTGATCACTCATTTTaggaattatatacatatatatatttaagtttatttatttaatctctacacccaacatggggtttgaactcagaacccttagatcaagaggcacatgctctTCTGACGAAGCTGGCCAGGTGCGCCTGATTTGCTTAGTTTTAGTCATAAAGTATACAAACACCTTCTCTTATGTAGGTCTTCGATCTGCTTCAGAAATCTATGTACTCTGTTTAGAATTAAGTTGCACGATGAAAGGAAACTTCAGTGGTTTTAGAAAAAttggctttaaaatattctgtacttAATTTTCATTGGAATAATAATCTGTGTAATCATAATAGCAATTATCTGTCTCTTGTGGTTAAACCTCCCTACGTATCTATCTGTGTGTTTCCTCTCACTGCTGAAAAGTCTGTCGTTTATATTTCTTATGGAGAATTTTGAttggtatttgtttcttttgcccattttttcatatAGGTTGGACGTATTTTTGGATATTTTCCAAAGGATTTAATCAAAGTAGTCCATAAATATACTGAAGAGGAACTACGGGTTCCAGCAGATGTAAGTTATGTtatggattgtttattttttattttttggttcttACTTATAAATTGCCTTTCACATTCATCAGTTATAGTCAGTTAATGATTTTTGAAAGTCCTTGTATTTTGGccagaaaaaaaaccaagttaACATTTGTGTGTCAGGTTTTAATTTAGAGTCAGGtaactcttaaaaatagaaaaaaaaaatgtttgaaaagagtTTATAGGAGACTGTGTCATTATTTGGTAGTTGTCTAATATGTGCAGTTATATAGGGTTTCTCTTTGCTGCTTTATATGAGGAGAAATTAAGAATTCAATATCTTTGTTATTAAGTTTAAGAGTTACACATttttggcgcacctgggtggctcaggtggttaagtgtcctacgttggctcagttcatgatctcgcagtttctgggttcgagccccatgttgggctctctgctgatagctcagaccctgaagcctgctttggactctctgtctccctctctctgcccctcccctgctcacgctcagtctctctctgtctcaaaaataaacaagcaaaaaaaaaaagttatacatttttataggcaaaaggaaggaaagaatctcCACTAGAAAACTTTACTCATTGAATAGCTCTTAGACATTTTAAGTGTCGAGAAGAAGTCCGATTAAACACTAAACTACATACTAGGTCAGAAATGCCAGTTtacaatagttttctttctttctttttttttttaagtttattttgggagagattatgtgtgtgtgcaagcaagggaggggcagagagagagggagagacaggatcccaaggaggctctgcactgtcagcgaagagcccaacacggggctcaaagccacggaCGAtgggatcaccacctgagccaaatcaTGAGTCAGATTGTTAACTGCCCCTGCAGTGGTTTTCTTACAACtggttttttaatgatttaaggGATTAGAGAGTCACATTACAGGTTTGGAAAAGGGAACCTGAGAGATGCGTAAGAGGTCTGGTCTCAGCTCTGGATGGTACTGACCGCACATCCTATAAAGCATTCACCTGGGCGCACGACATTGCTCTGTGATGACGAGGATTCTGTGTTCTGGGGTCCTTAGTCCTGCTTATCattttctggactttttttttttaagtttattcagtttgagagaaaaggagaaataggggagaagggacagagatagagggagagagaatcccaagcacgctctgtgctatcagtgcagagcgggacacgggactcgaacccacaaatggtgagatcacgactggagccgaaaccaagagttggatgcttaactgactgagccacacgggtgcccGTTTTCTGGAGTTCTAAAATGTGTAGTAATGGATGTCCACCTTCATTCAAAAATctttgagtggttttttttttatagtgctGCAGATATGCAGGCTGCTGGCCTTGGGCCATCGTTAGATGAGATTGGCAGAATATAGGAAGTCTTAGAGCCAGTGCTGTACTTAGCATTTCTTTATTATCTCAAGGGTCATAAAATCAGCCCCATTACCTGTCTGGCTTCATTCCTAATGAAGAGACTCCCGGGTTATAGGTGTGAGATAGCAGTTCATTGGTCACAGTGACCTCACTTCTTCGGGCATCTGCCTTCCTAGCGTACCTCCCATAGCATGCTGCCCTCAGAATTAAGAAAGTGGCTTGGAATCGCATGTGATGAAACGAAGAAATTAATCCCTACTGTCCTGGTCAGGGCTCCTCAGACTTTGGTGAAAGTTCAGTTAGGAGAAGAGAATTACCTTTGTTGGCTTTTAAACTTGCCCTCTGTTTATGGCCCCATTGATGTCAAGCTGCTTATTattggaggaaaggaagaatgtTGACTTACGGACAGTCCTGAAAGCAGATCTTAATGACACCTATGGCCCTGATTTAGAATATATTCCTCACCAAATCTAGTTTTTAGGTTGTACTTGAGGTAATAATTAAGCAGGAGCCCTCTTGACACACTTCTTTGTGCCTCTAAATTTTTACTGCCCGTGCACCAGTATTTTAATAAGGCTGTGTTTAATCCTAGGCTCATTTATCTTTCCCAGCCCTAACAGAACATGAGCCAAAAAACATCTGGGTAGACTCGGAGGCTGACAGCAGGGTGATTCTGCCTGACTCAGGCTGACTAAACAGAAGTATATTCTGGAGGATACAGTGGTGGGGAAGCCAGGTCGTCATCCAGTGTCCCCTGCACATACTATTATGACATGAGTTCCCAGGACATCAGGCACAGTGCTTGGCAGTTGGGGGACCCAATAAATGACACCCTGTTTTTCTCCACTTGTGATCAGAACAAATTGAGAGACCCAGGAGTCAGGCATGTGGAGACCAAACTGTCACTATTATTTATTGATAAAGCTTTTCAGTGAACATGGCTCGGATGTGCAGAAATAATAGGCCTTCTGACTTTGTAGTGTAGAATAAGACAGACCCACCCACAGACGGCTAGCTAATGGGGCAGCCTCCCCAAGGGGACTGTCCCTAtgaaactgacagaatggagcggAGAGGATATATGTCCCCTCTAGCAGGTCCCAAACAGAACACAGGGATGGTGCAGAGCAAACTCACCAGCCTGTGAATCCTGAGGAGGAGACAGTGAAGGGAAATCAGGTAGGAGTCCTTCCCCTTTGAAGCAGAAAACCAGGGAAAAGTGCATTCCAGCTTCTATaccagtgccccccccccactagcCACAATCAATCATTGCCCAAGGTTGGCACAGGAGCCCCTCTAGATCCAGTTTGAGGTTAGCCTTTGTTAGCGTGGGTAAGACGAGTTTGCTCCTATGATACTTAGTGACAtgctgatgtttttctttctcttacaggagacagattttgtttgttttgatgggGGAAGAGATGATTTTGATAATTACAACGTAGAAGAACTTTTAGGATTTTTGGAATTGTACAACTCTGCAACTGGAGAGCCCGAGAAAGCTATAGAAAAAATTCAGCATGAGGACACACCACCTGAAGCAGTTGATGAAAGTGACCTTGAACCTGAACTTGAACCTGAAGCAGTAGAATTTAACTTTGAGGAGAGTGAAAGTATACTCTCAGAAACCTCTCAGGAACTCAGGGGAAGATCTGGGGCTCAGAAGACCCACCCTCACATACACAGTCAAGCAGATCATGCTCAGGGAGACCAACCTGCATTTGAACCTTTTGAGGATGTGCTACAAGATAAACTAAAAGTGCCGGAAAGTGAAAGCAACAAAACCAACAATGGGTCTCAGTTCTCCAGTGAACAGGAGAAGATTGATGCTTATAagcttttgaaaacagaaatgactCTGGACTTAAAAACCAAATTTGGCTCGACTGCTGATGCCCTGGTCTCCGATGACGAGACCACCAGGCTTGTTACTTCATTGGAAGATGACTTCGACGAGGAGTTGGATATGGAGTATTACACAGTTGGCAAGGAAGACGAGGAGGATGAAGAAAGCTTCGGTGAGCTGCCGTTACTGACCTTCACACATGCTGGGGAAGACGTGAAGACGCCAGGGAAGTCTGGAGTTCAGAAATACCCAACAGAGACAGGGCAGAattcaaaggaaaaggagaaggctGAGGTGACTCAGCCCCCCGGCATCAAAAACTATGATCAAGATCTACTGACAACCTGGGAAGATAGTATCTTATTCACCGAAGGTGACAGACGACCAGGTGTGGCCGGAGGGAGTTCTGatccagaggaaggaaaggaaggtggTGATGTATTCAAACCACAGTTGGCAGCGGATTCCACTGACCTTAAAAAGGCAGAAGATGGGCTTTTGATTCTAGAGGCCCCTAACACAAGTAATGACAGAGACCCGGAAATTCACTTTGCAGGACATGGGAGGAACGTCGGGGAATCCGAGAAGGGCCTGGCTCGGGCAGAgatggggctggaggggaggcgggaAGGCACAGAGGCACCTGGTGCCACTCAAAGCAGTGACCTCGGCTCGCTGCCAGCTGCcgaaaaggggaaagaagggtCGGAATTGGCTTTTGATAACAAAGAAAATGACGTAGAAGGAGCAGCTGttcatatttcaaaagaaatgctCCACGAAGAAAAGCCCACAGAGCGGATTTCAGAAGGTGGCTTGGAGCGCGAGGCGGAACCTGCAGCTCCAGGGGGTCAGGCGACCGGAGGAAAGACTGAGCAGGACTCCATGGGCATCGCCCCGCCGTCCAGAGGCAACCAGCATAACGCCTCTGAAGACGGTGTGGGAGAAGCAAACGTTGTGGTCGGTGGACCAGAGCCACACACGGTCTCGGTGGAGCCTCCACACGCTGACTCTAAAGAGGAATGGCATCTCAAGACTGACAGTCAACCTAGGCCCTCCCCTCCGGACGAAGTTGGTTtgccaggagccccagaagaAGAGGGGTCCCTTGCCGGGAGAAATCTTTCCTGGCCACAAGGAGAAGAGACGGCCCTGGCACACAATGGGCAGGTGGATGGGAGGGTCCAAGAGGGCTCCTCAGGCAAGCACCTGGCTCCTCAGAGGCCCGCGGAGGGCACGCCAGAAGTGGAGACGGGAGTCCAGGTGGACAACCCAGAAGGGCCCGGTTTCCACCCCGAGAAGACACAGGAAGCAGAAGATGATTACAGCCCTGAAGAACTCCTGGAGGATGAAAATGCTCTAAGTGCAAAACAAGCTAAAGAGAAAAGCCCTGGGATTCAGGGCGGGCGGTTGGGTGTCAGCCCCCAGGCGCCCGCAGGggctgcattgggctccactAACACTGAGGCAGAGGCacaaggaaacaaagaagcaGCTAGTAATATtgtggaaatggaaggaaaaagtgAAACTCTGGGCAAAGAGGCAGACCCTGGGGCCAGGGAAATGGGCAGTGGGGCAGTGGGAAAAGAAAGCCCTCTCGTGGGTCAGAAAGCCCGGAGACCACCTGAGGTTAGTGACCCTCCTGACCAAAAAATGCAGACTCCAGAGTTAGGAGAAGTGTCTGAGAATCAAGATTCTGATTCTTTTCAAGAAGACGGCCGTGAGGAACACCTGCAGAGCTCCAGGCCTCCCGGGAAGCCCGGGATGGAGGGACTCGCAGAAGAGGGCCGGGAGGACTTGCAGAGAGCGGTGGACACGGGGGGCCGGGGCTCTGCCGATGGGGGGCACGAGGGTGACCTGCCGCAGGGGGCTGCACACGGGGACCCTGTGAAGGACTTGCCTGTGATCGGCAGCTTCTTTAAGGACCAGCAGTCCCTGGAGCGGTTCCAGAAGTACTTCGACGTCCGTGAGCTGGAAGCCATGTTCCTCGAAATGTCACTAAAGCTGAAGTCCGCGCAGCGGGAGAGCCTGCCCTACAACGTGGAAAAGGTCCTAGACAAGGTCTTCCGTGCGTCTGAGTCCCAGATTCTGAGCATAGCAGAGAAGATGCTGGACGCCCGTGTGGCCGAAAACAGAGAGCTGGGCACCAGGGAAGATCACGTATTTGAAGAGGCGGCGGTCCTGGACGATATTCAAGACCTGATCTACTTTGTCCGGTACAAACACTCTGCCCTGGAGGAGACGGCGCCGCTGGCCATGGCACAGCCCTCAGAGGAAGGCTGGGCTGGCGCAGCGGAAGGTAACGTGCCTGCCCGTGGCCTTGGGGAGCTGGGCTTGAGCAGCAGGTGGGGTGCAGAGTGGCTGTGGGCGCGTCTCTTGAGTTGCTGGCAAAGCTCTGTCCTCCGTTTGCCGTGTGCCTGCAGGTAAGGAACAGCACTGAGATGTCCAcgtgtctcctcctcccccctcctttcaGGCTGAAGCATGGGTCAGGATTTCTCACGCTGTTTTTCCGTTAGGACAGTTGAGActgttagcattttttttcttttttcttttatttaaaaaatttaaaaaatttattttgagagagcaagcgggggaggggcagagagagagagagagagagagagagagagagagagagagagagagaatcccaagcaggctctgggctgtcagcatggaggctgatgtgggccttgaactcacaaaccatgaatttatgacctgaaacaaaatgaggaatcgggtgcttaactgactgagagcccccaggtgccctgagaccaCTAGCATTTTCAAAAGGAACCTTGACAAGCAGGTAACGAGAAAGCAGGTAACAAGAAAACGATGCCCCAAGTAAGCCTGTTAACAGAGTAGAAGTTTCATGTAAAATTATGAAagggatttttatttaatttgaataaattttttttttttaagtaaactctgtgccctatgtggggcttgaactcacagcagTGAGGTCGGGAGTTGCATattctacctactgagccagccaggcaccccaagtaaattcctttttttgtttttttttttaatatttatgagagagagaatgtgcgagtggggaacaggcagagagagagggcgacagaggaaCTGaggccggctctgtgctgacagcagagagcctgatgcggggctcacattCACGAACCCATAAGATCATAACATGAGcggaagtccaatgcttaacagactgagccacccagttgccacctttttaaaattgaagtgtagaggcacctgggtggcttaggtggttgaatgtctgacttcggctcaggtcatgatctcacagtttgtgggtttgaaccccgtgttgggctctgtgctgacagctcagagcctggagcctgctttggattctgtgtctcctctctctctgtgccactcccctgctcatggtctgtcttttgtcttgcaaaaaaaaataaatgtgaaaattttaaattgaagtgtGGTTGAagcataatgttacattagtttcaggtgcgcAACATGGTGATGGGACAGGTCTGtgcattctctgtgctccctgcaaGCGTAGTCCCCATCTGTTACCATATAGGCTGTGACAGCACCACTGATTGTACCCCCTAcactgtacctttcatccctgtcCTTTACTAAGTCCACAACCAGAAGCTTGTAGAAGGGCTTAATAAGCACAGAGTAACTGCTCTCTGACCAAGGATTAGACCAAGGTGTAACATTTCAGTGGATGCCTTGCCTGAGTTTCTTCATCCTCACCCCCCGCAGTGTTCATCTTCTGTGGGTGTCCTGTTCTTTCTTGCCTCTTTGGAGCAGTCACTTAGATTAGTCAGATTCTACTGGGTTCTGGGATTCTTGGGGTCCGATTAATTAATCAAGGACGTGACCCGGATGCAGCGCTCTCTAACACAGCACTTGATGCATGGAAGCCTTTCAGTAAATATTGATTGGATGGACCGTGAGCCAGTCTCCTAACATAGCCTGATTCCTAGTTTATATTCTATTCTTGTCTCCATGCTTTTCAGCCTGTGGCATTTAAACTGTGGCATATGGTAGAGTACCAGGGCGACATAAAGCCACAGAATACATGCTGTCTTCCTGGAGGGCCAGTTTTGCTTCAGACTTTGGGGAGGAGAACATTTTTGCATGTAATCAAAGCAGTTCTGTTTTGCATTAGGATGCAAAGCTCTGATGCATTTTTAGGGTAAACTATGAGGCtttaaagaaatttctctttCCTGTGGGTCACATGGAGCTATACCCGAAAtcttctggggaaggaaatgggtTCTCCATCTTTGTAACAGAGATACTCTCAAAATATTTGAAGGCTGTTTCAGTAAGCTGCCTTTGTACCTAAGGCTAGCTCTGTGCAACAAACATGCTCATGTATGAAAGAGTTCGTGCTCTTTCTGCGTGGAGTAGATACTTCTGATTTCTGCCCTTGACTGGAattctcttctgcccatttatctGGGGGGGCATGTGTTGGGTTTGTCGAGGGGGGAGTTAGGGTTATTGAACTCCTTACCATAAATGGGTTGTCTTacaaaatacttgggaataagTGTTTCTTTGCAAATTTTAGTCATCTGTGAAGTGAGACAAAAGCAATTGAAACTCTTATTTCCCCACTCAGTCGTGCTTCCTGGGATCTCAGCATGTGGAGAGAGTGGTGCCCAGAGGGTAGCCAGGGAGGGAGAGCTGCCCCATGGgagaggctgggtggggggtATGGTCAAGGCCTGCTAGCCCAATGCATTCTTCTTCCCTGCAGGGATAGAACCACCCCTTGAAGATAATTTCCCACAAGATCACACAGAAGACCTTAAGACACAGATTCCCAAAGAGCCCATCCAGTTGGATCAACATGGTACTGGTGACAGGCATGGCTCAGAGGTGTCACAGAAGCCGAATACTGAGAAAGACATAGACCCAGGTAAAACTCACAGATTGTTCTCTACAAAGTAGAGAATGTCATAAACAGCTCCTaggatatttgttctttttttttttttttttttagattatgtatttaagtaatctcttcacccagagtggggcttgaactcatgaccccgagttgcatgctctaccaactgagccagccaggtgcccctggacatttATTTGCTCCTAAAGGCAGGAAATCAAAGGAAGAAGAATCCAGGCGGGAGTGAGTTGAACGGAAAGGAAAGCAGTTGAGGCAGATGGAGATCAGCAGTAGGAAAAAGGCCAGAGACTGTAACCAACCAAATGTCTGTGTTTGGCTCTCATTACTTACGTAAATAATTTCATCCTAAACTATCATTCTTAAAAGGCCGTATGTTCTCAAATAGTAGTTTCCAACCAGACCAGCCGACATCAGAAACTGGGGGGGTGAAGACCAGCAAAGCCCTCCAGGAAATTCTGATCACgtgaaagtttgagaaccactgctttatttatttattttttttaaagtttatttatttcgagagagagcacaagcaggagaaaaggag
Protein-coding sequences here:
- the MIA3 gene encoding transport and Golgi organization protein 1 homolog isoform X3 — encoded protein: MYRGEALEDFTGPDCRFVSFKKGDPVYVYYKLAGRPPEVWAGSVGRIFGYFPKDLIKVVHKYTEEELRVPADETDFVCFDGGRDDFDNYNVEELLGFLELYNSATGEPEKAIEKIQHEDTPPEAVDESDLEPELEPEAVEFNFEESESILSETSQELRGRSGAQKTHPHIHSQADHAQGDQPAFEPFEDVLQDKLKVPESESNKTNNGSQFSSEQEKIDAYKLLKTEMTLDLKTKFGSTADALVSDDETTRLVTSLEDDFDEELDMEYYTVGKEDEEDEESFGELPLLTFTHAGEDVKTPGKSGVQKYPTETGQNSKEKEKAEVTQPPGIKNYDQDLLTTWEDSILFTEGDRRPGVAGGSSDPEEGKEGGDVFKPQLAADSTDLKKAEDGLLILEAPNTSNDRDPEIHFAGHGRNVGESEKGLARAEMGLEGRREGTEAPGATQSSDLGSLPAAEKGKEGSELAFDNKENDVEGAAVHISKEMLHEEKPTERISEGGLEREAEPAAPGGQATGGKTEQDSMGIAPPSRGNQHNASEDGVGEANVVVGGPEPHTVSVEPPHADSKEEWHLKTDSQPRPSPPDEVGLPGAPEEEGSLAGRNLSWPQGEETALAHNGQVDGRVQEGSSGKHLAPQRPAEGTPEVETGVQVDNPEGPGFHPEKTQEAEDDYSPEELLEDENALSAKQAKEKSPGIQGGRLGVSPQAPAGAALGSTNTEAEAQGNKEAASNIVEMEGKSETLGKEADPGAREMGSGAVGKESPLVGQKARRPPEVSDPPDQKMQTPELGEVSENQDSDSFQEDGREEHLQSSRPPGKPGMEGLAEEGREDLQRAVDTGGRGSADGGHEGDLPQGAAHGDPVKDLPVIGSFFKDQQSLERFQKYFDVRELEAMFLEMSLKLKSAQRESLPYNVEKVLDKVFRASESQILSIAEKMLDARVAENRELGTREDHVFEEAAVLDDIQDLIYFVRYKHSALEETAPLAMAQPSEEGWAGAAEGIEPPLEDNFPQDHTEDLKTQIPKEPIQLDQHGTGDRHGSEVSQKPNTEKDIDPGIIITERSPVDAVDVEKQLETNAEEPASVPPLENAILGIYSFITYLTTALVATLPNDVQPGPDFYGLPWKPVLITAFLGLVSFAIFFWRTVLAVKDRVYQVTEQQISEKLKNIMKENAELVQKLSNYEQKIKESKKHVQETKKQNMILSDEAVKFKDKIKKLEETNEILGDTAKNLRVMLESEREQNAKNQDLILENKKSIEKLKDVISVNASEFSEVQIALNEAKLSEEKVKSECHRVQEENARLKKKKEQLQQEIKDWSKSHAELSEQIKSFEKSQKNLEVALTHKDDNINALTNCITQLNRLDCESESEGQNKGGNDVDEIANGEVGGDRSEKMKTQIKQMMDVSRTQTAISVVEEDLKLLQFKLRASMSTKCNLEEQIKRLEDERSSLQSAKAGLEGECQTLRQKVEILNELYQQKESALQKKLSQEEFERQDREQRLSAADEKALLAAEEVKTYKRRIQEMEDELQKTERSFKNQIATHEKKAHDNWLKARAAERAIAEEKREAANLRHKLLELTQKMAMLQEEPVIVKPRPGRPSTQNPPWRVSGGECSPPPTADPPARPLSATLSRRDMPRSEFGSVDGPPPRPRWSSEASGKPSASADPGPGVAPMMNSGSRSSSPAKGTEDGKQTVSQDPEGPSAPSIPPVAEQSAVVPMAAKGPPPFPGVPLMSSPVGGPLPPPTRYGPPPQLCGPFGPRPLPPPFGPGFRPPLGLREYAPGIPPGKRDLPLDPREFLPGHTPFRPLGSLGPREYFIPGARLPPPPHGPQDYPPPPAARDFLPSGSGDEPAPASQSGSRDCSQALKQSP
- the MIA3 gene encoding transport and Golgi organization protein 1 homolog isoform X8; the protein is MYRGEALEDFTGPDCRFVSFKKGDPVYVYYKLAGRPPEVWAGSVGRIFGYFPKDLIKVVHKYTEEELRVPADETDFVCFDGGRDDFDNYNVEELLGFLELYNSATGEPEKAIEKIQHEDTPPEAVDESDLEPELEPEAVEFNFEESESILSETSQELRGRSGAQKTHPHIHSQADHAQGDQPAFEPFEDVLQDKLKVPESESNKTNNGSQFSSEQEKIDAYKLLKTEMTLDLKTKFGSTADALVSDDETTRLVTSLEDDFDEELDMEYYTVGKEDEEDEESFGELPLLTFTHAGEDVKTPGKSGVQKYPTETGQNSKEKEKAEVTQPPGIKNYDQDLLTTWEDSILFTEGDRRPGVAGGSSDPEEGKEGGDVFKPQLAADSTDLKKAEDGLLILEAPNTSNDRDPEIHFAGHGRNVGESEKGLARAEMGLEGRREGTEAPGATQSSDLGSLPAAEKGKEGSELAFDNKENDVEGAAVHISKEMLHEEKPTERISEGGLEREAEPAAPGGQATGGKTEQDSMGIAPPSRGNQHNASEDGVGEANVVVGGPEPHTVSVEPPHADSKEEWHLKTDSQPRPSPPDEVGLPGAPEEEGSLAGRNLSWPQGEETALAHNGQVDGRVQEGSSGKHLAPQRPAEGTPEVETGVQVDNPEGPGFHPEKTQEAEDDYSPEELLEDENALSAKQAKEKSPGIQGGRLGVSPQAPAGAALGSTNTEAEAQGNKEAASNIVEMEGKSETLGKEADPGAREMGSGAVGKESPLVGQKARRPPEVSDPPDQKMQTPELGEVSENQDSDSFQEDGREEHLQSSRPPGKPGMEGLAEEGREDLQRAVDTGGRGSADGGHEGDLPQGAAHGDPVKDLPVIGSFFKDQQSLERFQKYFDVRELEAMFLEMSLKLKSAQRESLPYNVEKVLDKVFRASESQILSIAEKMLDARVAENRELGTREDHVFEEAAVLDDIQDLIYFVRYKHSALEETAPLAMAQPSEEGWAGAAEGIEPPLEDNFPQDHTEDLKTQIPKEPIQLDQHGTGDRHGSEVSQKPNTEKDIDPGIIITERSPVDAVDVEKQLETNAEEPASVPPLENAILGIYSFITYLTTALVATLPNDVQPGPDFYGLPWKPVLITAFLGLVSFAIFFWRTVLAVKDRVYQVTEQQISEKLKNIMKENAELVQKLSNYEQKIKESKKHVQETKKQNMILSDEAVKFKDKIKKLEETNEILGDTAKNLRVMLESEREQNAKNQDLILENKKSIEKLKDVISVNASEFSEVQIALNEAKLSEEKVKSECHRVQEENARLKKKKEQLQQEIKDWSKSHAELSEQIKSFEKSQKNLEVALTHKDDNINALTNCITQLNRLDCESESEGQNKGGNDVDEIANGEVGGDRSEKMKTQIKQMMDVSRTQTAISVVEEDLKLLQFKLRASMSTKCNLEEQIKRLEDERSSLQSAKAGLEGECQTLRQKVEILNELYQQKESALQKKLSQEEFERQDREQRLSAADEKALLAAEEVKTYKRRIQEMEDELQKTERSFKNQIATHEKKAHDNWLKARAAERAIAEEKREAANLRHKLLELTQKMAMLQEEPVIVKPRPGRPSTQNPPWRGPLSQNGSFGPSPVSGGECSPPPTADPPARPLSATLSRRDMPRSEFGSVDGPPPRPRWSSEASGKPSASADPGPGVAPMMNSGSRSSSPAKGTEDGKVLASAHH
- the MIA3 gene encoding transport and Golgi organization protein 1 homolog isoform X7 encodes the protein MYRGEALEDFTGPDCRFVSFKKGDPVYVYYKLAGRPPEVWAGSVGRIFGYFPKDLIKVVHKYTEEELRVPADETDFVCFDGGRDDFDNYNVEELLGFLELYNSATGEPEKAIEKIQHEDTPPEAVDESDLEPELEPEAVEFNFEESESILSETSQELRGRSGAQKTHPHIHSQADHAQGDQPAFEPFEDVLQDKLKVPESESNKTNNGSQFSSEQEKIDAYKLLKTEMTLDLKTKFGSTADALVSDDETTRLVTSLEDDFDEELDMEYYTVGKEDEEDEESFGELPLLTFTHAGEDVKTPGKSGVQKYPTETGQNSKEKEKAEVTQPPGIKNYDQDLLTTWEDSILFTEGDRRPGVAGGSSDPEEGKEGGDVFKPQLAADSTDLKKAEDGLLILEAPNTSNDRDPEIHFAGHGRNVGESEKGLARAEMGLEGRREGTEAPGATQSSDLGSLPAAEKGKEGSELAFDNKENDVEGAAVHISKEMLHEEKPTERISEGGLEREAEPAAPGGQATGGKTEQDSMGIAPPSRGNQHNASEDGVGEANVVVGGPEPHTVSVEPPHADSKEEWHLKTDSQPRPSPPDEVGLPGAPEEEGSLAGRNLSWPQGEETALAHNGQVDGRVQEGSSGKHLAPQRPAEGTPEVETGVQVDNPEGPGFHPEKTQEAEDDYSPEELLEDENALSAKQAKEKSPGIQGGRLGVSPQAPAGAALGSTNTEAEAQGNKEAASNIVEMEGKSETLGKEADPGAREMGSGAVGKESPLVGQKARRPPEVSDPPDQKMQTPELGEVSENQDSDSFQEDGREEHLQSSRPPGKPGMEGLAEEGREDLQRAVDTGGRGSADGGHEGDLPQGAAHGDPVKDLPVIGSFFKDQQSLERFQKYFDVRELEAMFLEMSLKLKSAQRESLPYNVEKVLDKVFRASESQILSIAEKMLDARVAENRELGTREDHVFEEAAVLDDIQDLIYFVRYKHSALEETAPLAMAQPSEEGWAGAAEGIEPPLEDNFPQDHTEDLKTQIPKEPIQLDQHGTGDRHGSEVSQKPNTEKDIDPGIIITERSPVDAVDVEKQLETNAEEPASVPPLENAILGIYSFITYLTTALVATLPNDVQPGPDFYGLPWKPVLITAFLGLVSFAIFFWRTVLAVKDRVYQVTEQQISEKLKNIMKENAELVQKLSNYEQKIKESKKHVQETKKQNMILSDEAVKFKDKIKKLEETNEILGDTAKNLRVMLESEREQNAKNQDLILENKKSIEKLKDVISVNASEFSEVQIALNEAKLSEEKVKSECHRVQEENARLKKKKEQLQQEIKDWSKSHAELSEQIKSFEKSQKNLEVALTHKDDNINALTNCITQLNRLDCESESEGQNKGGNDVDEIANGEVGGDRSEKMKTQIKQMMDVSRTQTAISVVEEDLKLLQFKLRASMSTKCNLEEQIKRLEDERSSLQSAKAGLEGECQTLRQKVEILNELYQQKESALQKKLSQEEFERQDREQRLSAADEKALLAAEEVKTYKRRIQEMEDELQKTERSFKNQIATHEKKAHDNWLKARAAERAIAEEKREAANLRHKLLELTQKMAMLQEEPVIVKPRPGRPSTQNPPWRGSVDGPPPRPRWSSEASGKPSASDPGPGVAPMMNSGSRSSSPAKGTEDGKQTVSQDPEGPSAPSIPPVAEQSAVVPMAAKGPPPFPGVPLMSSPVGGPLPPPTRYGPPPQLCGPFGPRPLPPPFGPGFRPPLGLREYAPGIPPGKRDLPLDPREFLPGHTPFRPLGSLGPREYFIPGARLPPPPHGPQDYPPPPAARDFLPSGSGDEPAPASQSGSRDCSQALKQSP